The nucleotide window CTGGAGCGGTTCGCCACCCGGGTCGCACGACCGGTCTGGATCTCGGTCGCCATCGTCGTGACGGTGCTGTCCTTCGTCCCGCTGCTCAGCGTCGAGGCCACCGGCGGCGCCAAGCTTGTCCTCGGCGCGACGCACGTGGCCGTGGCGGTCGCCTTGATCGCGCTGCTGCCCCGCCCCCGCCGGTAACCAACCGCACTCTGGAATCACCCGCGCGCACCTCGAAGGGGCAATCTCCTTCCAAGATCGTCGGCGAGACTGCTTTCGAGGGCCGCAGCCGGCACGGGTTGCTGGCAGGGGTTTCACCGGCAGGACTGATTCATTTGCGGCATCAGCTCCACAGGTGACGCGGGAGGTCTCCCCGTCGGCGGGCCTTTGGCCCGGTCAGACCTTGAGTAATGCCGTTGACCGGGCGGTGATGATCAACAGGTGACCATCACCGCCCGACCAACCTGGACGACCAGCGCCAGCCGGCCCGATCACCCCGACGCGGTGCTGCTGCTGCGCGAGTACATGACCGAGATGGTGGTTCGCTATCACCGTCGCCCGGCCCTGCCCGGCGAGGTCGACGCGGCCCTGGCCGAGCTGCCCAGCGACGACCTGGCCGCGCCGAGCGGGCTCCTCCTGCTCGCGCACCACGGCACCGACCTGGCCGGCTGCGCAGGGCTGCGCTGGCAACTGGGCTGGGCCGAGCTGACCCGGGTGTTCATCCGCTCCGAGCATCGCGGCGCCGGTGGGGGCGCGGCGCTGCTGGCCGCCGTCGAGGAGTACGCCCGCGGGGCCGGGGCGGACCGGATCCGGCTCGACACCCGGCACGACCTGGTCGAGGCCCGCGCCCTGTACGCCCGGCACGGCTACGCCGAGATCCCGGCGTACTCGCGGGGCCCCTACGCCGAGCACTGGTTTGAAAAGCGGCTGCCCTGATCCGCCGCGGTGTCGGGTGGGACCGGCGCGCCTGCACGCCGATCCCACCCGAGACTGAGAGCCTTTTTCACATGGTGTTCCCCGACGCTCCGGTGCTCGCCCGTCCGCCCGCGCCACCGGCGCTGCCGAGCGGGCCGGTCGAGGTCACCGAGGCGTGGCTGCGCAACCGGCGCCTGTCCGAGCACACCCGCGACGCCTACCGGCGGGACGTCACCGGCTGGCTGCGCTGGTGCGCCGGCCGCGACCTGGACCCGCTGCGGGCCACGTTCCTGCACGTCAACGAGTACGCCCGCGCGCTGGAGAGCAGCGTCGGCGCCCGCAGTGGCCGCCCACTGACCCCGGCGACCGTCGCGCGTCGACTCTCGGCGCTGTCCAGTTGGTACGACTTCCTCGTCAAGCTGGGCGCCGTGCCGGCCAACCCGGTCTCCGGCGCCGACCGCCCCCGCGTCGACCGGGACCACTCCGCCACCGTCGGGCTCACCCCCGAGGAGGTGGACGCCCTACTCGCCGCCGCCGACGCGGACACCGGCGCGACCGCCGTACGCAACCGGGCGGCGCTCGCGCTCCTCGCCGACCTGGGTCTGCGGGTCGGCGAGCTGATCTCGCTGGACCTGACCGACCTCGGCACCGAACGCGGCCACCGCAGCGTGCGCTTCATCGGCAAGGGCGGCAAACAACGTCGCCGCGCCCTCACCCCCGGCACCGGGCACGCCCTGGACGCCTACCTTGCCCAACGGGCCGCCACCACCGGCGTGCCGGTGCCGCAACTCACCGGCCCGCTGCTGGTCACCGCCAGCGGTGCCCGGCTGGACCGGCACTCGGTGTTCCGGATGGTCCGGCGGCTCGCCCGCGCCGCGGGCATCCCCGCCTGGGCGAAGCTGTCCCCGCACTCGCTGCGGCACGCTTTCGCCACCACCGCCCGCTCGGAGGGCGTGCCGTTGGAGGACGTGCAGGACGCCATGGGGCACGCCGACCCGCGCACCACCCGCCGCTACGACCGGGACCGGCACAACCTCGACCGCGACCCGGCCTACGCGGTGTGGGCGGCGCGGTCGCGGCGGCGCGGCTGAGCGGCACCTGTTGCGCTGCCACGGCTGAGCGGCGCCTGCGGCGTCAGCCCTGTGGGCGGGGGCAGATGCAGAACGGCTGCCCGATCGGGTCGAGAAGCACCACCCACCGCTCACCGCCAGGCTGGAAGGCCGGCTTTGACGCGCCCGCGGCGACGAACGTCTCCTCCGCCGCCGCCAGGTCGTCGACGTAAAGATCGAGGTGGTAGCGCTTGTCGCCGGTCTCATCCGGCCAGGAGGGCGGCTGGTAACCCTCGACCAGGCCGAAGCCGATGGAGACGCCACCGGATTTGATCATCGCGTACTCCGGTTGGCTGTGGGTGACCTCCCAGCCCAGCGCCTCGTGGTAGAACGCGGCGTGGCCGGCGGGGTCGGAACTGTCGAGGTTGACCATCGCGAGGTCGGCAGAAGCTGTCATCCCGGCAGTATGCCGACGGGGCCCGACAACTACGGCCCCCCGACGCTCGCCGTGCCCGAGTGTCGGGATCAGGGGACGTCGAGGGGCCAGAAGGTCATGCGGGCCGTGCCGTCACGGCAGATCAGGCCGGTGCCGACCCGTCGGCAGTCGGTCAGACCCGCCGGCAGCACCGTGGACACCCGATGACCGTCGCGTCCCAGCGTGGCGACCAGGGAGCGCCTGCCGTCCGCCGCCATCCCCAGGATCACCAGGGGCTCCGCCGGCACCCGGGGGCCCGCCACCGTGCGCCAGCGCGCCCCGGCCGGCCACGTCCACACCCGCGTCCCGGTGCCCGCGTCGATCGCCCAGCGTCCCTGCTCGTCCTGCCCGCAGATCAGGCCCTGGCAGGGCCGCAGGGTCAGCTCACCCGGCTCCGCCGGCGCCTGCCACTGCGGTACCAGCCCCGGTAGGTCGTACCCGGTCAGCGCCACCGCGCCGCCGCTCGGATGGCGCAGCACCAGGTGATCGCCGACGACCTGCGGATTGTCCGGGCCATAGTTCGCCGGCGGAAGGCGTCCCCGCCCGCGCTCGGTGCCGTCACGGGCGTCGAGCAGCCGGGCCAGTCCGTTGTCCTGCACCAGCAGCAACTGCCCCGGCAGTGCCCGGAACACCGCCGTGGAGGGCACCGGGACCGACCATCGGGTCGCGCCGGTCGCCGGCTCGACAAAGTGCACGCTGCCCTCGACCCGCCGTCCCGGTTCGGAGGCGCTGCGCACCTCGCTCACCGCGACCGCCGCGTCCCCGACCGCGTACACCCGCTCGGGTCGCCGCCACAGCGGCTGGCCGGTACGCATCGACCGTGCGGTGGTCGCCCGTGCCCCGCGCGCCTGGTCGCGTTCGACAAGCAGCAGCAGGTCACCGGCGACCTCGGCGAACCATCCGGCGGCGGGTGGCACGGTGACCCGCCACCGCGGCGGGCCGTCCGGCACGGCCGCGTCGTAGGCGCTCAACGTCGGCGGGTTCGAGTCCGGGTCGACGACCAGCAGCAGCGGCCCCGCGCCGAGCACTGTTGCCCGGGCGGGCACCGCCAGCGCGACCTGGGGCGTCAGCCTCGCGGCCGGGGCGGCACCGCCGAGCAGCGCACAGACCGCCGCCAGCACCGCCACCCGCCACCGGCGGGACAGCCGCAACGGTGGCCGGTGCTCGTCCAGGGGCGTGCCCCGGTCGTCACCCAGCTCGATCAGCACCGACATCCGCCCACCCGTCCGCTCGCGCCGGCCGTTTCAGCAGAGCAGTTCCAGGTGGTGGTGGGCGTCCTCGGCGATCTCCTCGTGCCGCAGCCAGCGGCGCGCCCACAGCCGGGCCGCCAACTCCGCCTGCTCGTCACCCCACGCGGCGTGCTCGACGAGCAACGCGGTGGTCAGGGCGTACGCCAGACGCAACGCCAGACCACGGGCGCCCGCGAGCACCGTCGACGCACCCGGGTCGACGGTCACCGCCGTGATGGTCTCCTCCAACTGCGCCGCGGCGGTGGCCAGTGTGTCGGCCAGCACCGGCGACAGCGGCCGAGCGAGGTCGACGGCGGCGGCGAGCCGGCTCAGCAGCGGCGCCCCGGCGTCCTCCCGGGCCAGCGCACGCAGCACGTCCAGGGCCAGTACGTTCGTGGTGCCCTCCCAGATCGGCAGCACCTGCGCGTCGCGCAGCAGGCGGGGCACGCCGGTGTCCTCCACGTAGCCGGCCCCGCCGAAGCTCTCCACGTACTCGCTGGCGGAACTGACGGCGAGCCGGCCGGTGGCCAGCTTCGCCAACGGCGCCACGATGCGTAGCTCCGCCGCCGCCTCCGGGTCGGCGCCGACCTCGACCCGACCGAGTAGGGCGAACGCGTGACCGGCGAGGGCGAACGCGCCCGCCGCGTCGACCGCGAGGGTGCCCAGGGTGGCCCGGTGCAGGGGCGAGGACGCCAGCGGGCCGCCGGCGACGTGCCGCACGTCGGCGTACGCGCGGGCGTAGGCGAGACCCCGTCGCATCCCGCCGGCCGCCGCCGCCGCGTTGTGCACCCGGGTCACCACGACCAGGGTCATCGCCCGGACCAGACCGGGCACCGCCGGGTCACCCAGCGGCAGGGCGTACGCGTCACGCAGGCCGATCTCGGCGGTGGGCAGCGCCCGGGTGCCGAGTTTGTCCTTGAGGCGGTGCACTGTGACACCCGGTGCGGGTGCGCCCGGCGCCGGGCCGTCGGCCAGCGGTGAGTCGACCGCGTACCGGGGAACGAGGAACGGGGCGAGCACCCGGCTGCCCCGCCCGGCGCCCTCCGGTCGGGCCAACGCCACCGCCATCGCCGCGTCGGCGGCGGAGCAGAACCACTTCTCCCCGGTCAGCCGCCACGAACCGTCCGCCGCGGGTCGACCGATCGTGCTGGAGCGGCCCAGGTCGGAGCCGCCCTGCGACTCGGTCATCCACTGCCCGCTCGTGATCGCCGTGGCCGGGTCCGTGGAGATCAGCCGGGGCAGCCACGCGTCGCGGACCGTGGCGTCGACGTCGGGCATGCTGAGCAGCGCCGCCGCCCCGTCGGCCATCGCCACCGGGCAGGAGAAGGTCGCCGACTCCGGCCCGTACAGGTGCAGCAGGGCGTGTTGCACGACCCGCGCGGCGGCACCCCAGGTGCCCCGGGCGTCCGGCAGGTAGGGCAGCGCCACCACGGCGTGTCGGGCGGCGGCGGCACGCTGCGCCTGCCACCCGGCGGAGGTGTCGATGCGGTCGATCCGGGCGCCCCACGCGTCGTAGCGGACCAGCGTCGGCGGGTGCGCCTCCGCGTCGGCGTGCGCCGCGCGCAGCGGCCCGGTGACGTCGGCGGCCAGGTCGGCCAGGCGGCTCTTCGCGGCGGCGTGCCCGCCCGGGCCGAGGTGACGCTCCAGCCAGGACCGCAGCATTCCATCGCCGGCGTACGGGTCGACGGGGGGTGGTACCGGCTGCACGAAGCGGCTCATCGATCGGCTCCTGGCACTGCTCGGGGATGTGCGCCGACGGTAGACGATGCGGAGCCGCCGCGAACAGGGCACACCCGCCCATCGGGCGCACCCAGTTTCCGGCTTGTCGCCCGTCGGCGTGAGCGGGTTCTCTACGGTCGGTAGTCGTGGGTGCGGGCCAGCCGTGGAGCAGACCGGCCCGGCGTCACCGCCCGATGCGCACCGGGTTGGCGTTCGCCGGGTTCGGCGTGGCGCTGTGCTGCGTCGGGGTGGCCGGGTTGGGCGCCTGGAACCTGCAGACCGTCCGGCAGGCCGCCGGCCCGATCCGGGAGACCGCCGACGGTTTCCTCAGCGAGGTGGCCCTCGGCGACAGCGACCGGGCGTACGAGCGGCTCTGCGAGGACGCCCGCAGCCGGTGGAGCGCGATCGGCTTCACCAGTTGGGTGCGGACGCCGCCGATGGTCACCGACTACGAGATCACCGACGTGTCGGTCGCCACCCGCAGCGGACGACCGCACGGCACGGTGACCGTGAAGGTGACCCGCGACGGCGGGATCAGTGAGGAACGTCGTCTGCCGGTGGTCCGCGAGGACGGGAACTGGCGGGTGTGCGGTGACCCCTTCTAGGCCCCCGGTCGCCGCTCCGACACGCCCACAGCTGCTGCGACCACGCGAGGGGGTGCAGCCGACCACCTCCACGGAGCTCTTCTTCGACCTGGTCTTCATCTTCACCATCACCCAGTTGTCGCACTACCTGCTGGCGCACCTGGACTGGCGGGGCGCCGGGCGTACCGGCCTGTTGCTGGCGCTGGTGTGGCTCGTCTGGGTTTACACCACCTGGCTGACCAACTGGCTGAATCCGGACCAGGGGCCGGTACGGACGATGCTGATCGGGGTGGGGCTGGGCAGCCTGCTGTTGTCGGCGGCGATTCCGGAGGCGTTCGGCTCGACCGGCCTGCTCTTCGCGTTGGTCTACGTGGTCGTGCAGGTGGGCCGCACCCTGTTCGCGTTGTGGGCGGTGCAGGGCAGCCCGTGGCTGGTGGCCGGATTTCAGCAGTCGCTGCCGTGGATCGCCGGGACGTCGGTGCTCGTGGTCCTCGGTGGCCTGGTCGGCGGTGCCGCCCGGGACGCGGTGTGGGCGGCGGTGATCGTGATCGAGGTGGTCGGGCTCTCGATCGGCTATCCGCTGCCGGGGCGGGGACGCAGCCGACCCGAACGGTGGATGGTGGAGGGTGGGCACCTGGCCGAACGGTGCGCGGCGTTCGTCCTGATCGCGCTGGGGGAGTCGATCCTGGTCACCGGCAGCACCCTCACGTCGCACGTGGACCTGGTGACGACCGGGGCGTTCCTGCTGGCGTTCGGCGGTTCGGTGGCGCTGTGGTGGGTGTACTTCGCCCGCTCGGCTCCGGCCGCCACGGAGGTCATCGCCCATGCCGGAGAGCGCACCGGCGCGTTGAGCAGAGTCGCTTTCAACTTCCTGCACCCGGTGATCGTCGCCGGGGTCGTCGTCACGTCGGCGGCCGACGAGCGGTTGCTGCGGGAGCCCGGCGGACCGGCCACCACTGTCGACGTGCTGCTCACCCTCGGTGGTCCCGCCCTCTTCCTGGCCGGGCACGCCGCCTACAAGGCGCTGCTGTGGCGGACCCTGCCGACCAGCCGGGTCACGGCGGTGGTGGTCCTGTTGGCGTTGATGCCGGTCGGTGTGTGGCTGGGGGCACCCGTCGCGGTGTGCGCCGCGGTGGCGTTGGCGGTGACGGTCGCCGTGATCCTGACCGACCGGTTCCGGGTGCGAGCCGCCGCACGGCAACAGTCCTGACCATCCGGCCGCGTCGGGTCGGTTCTAGGACAACGGCACAGTAGGTGGGCCGGCGGATGGTTAGCGTGGGTCACCGGCCCTCCGGGTGACCTTCCGCAGTGCTCGGGCGAGCGGAGGCGACCCGATGACGACCGCGCAACAGACCTGGCCACAGCGATGGTTGGTGCTTGTCGCCGCCGCCGGCTACGGCAAGACCACCGCCCTGGAGACCATCGGCGGCGACGGACCGACAACCTGCCACCGGGCGACCGACCTGATCGGTGCGACGTCACACGCCAGCCCGCCGCCCCTGGAACGGGTCGCGGTGGACGAGGTGTCCGCGCTCACCGCCGACGACCAACTCGCCCTGGTTCGCCTGTTGACCGCGCTGCCGGGTCAGCCGGCGGTGACACTGGCCGCCCGGCAACCGCTCACCGCCGCGGCGTTGAGCGCCTGCGCCGTACCCGTCGTCGAGCGTGGGCCGGAAACGCTCGCCCTCAGCCGGGACGCGGTCGCCCGGATCCTGCGCGACGAGCACGCGGTGCCCGACAGCGACCTGGCCTACCTGGTGTACGAACTGACCGCCGGCTGGCCAGCGTGGGTGCACCTTGCCGGTGACGCCCTCGGCCGACAGGGCGTCGGCCGGCGGGAACTGCTCGCCGCCCTGACCGAGCCCGGCACCGCGGGCGGGCACTTCGCCCGCGACGAGGTCCTCGCCGACCTGCCTGCGCCGGTGGCGCGTCTGCTCGGTCGCGTCCACGACCTCGATCCGATCAGTGCGCCGCTGTGCGCGGCCGTCGACGGTCACGCCGCCGCCGAGGGCACCGCGGAGGCGCTGCGCTGGGCGACCCGTACCGGACTGTTGGTCGCCCACCCCCGCCGGCGCCCCGGTCGCACGCCGCCGACGTTGCACCTGGTCCGGGTGCTCGCCGAGGTGTTGGCGCAACAACCGGGCCGGCCCGAAGCCGCAGAACGCCGTCGGCGGAACGCCGCCGCCGACTGGTACCTCGCCAACGCGTACCCGCTGGCGGCGGCCCGAGCCCTGCACGACGCGGGGGACACCGCCCGGTGTGCCGACCTGATCGCACGCCACGGCGGGGAAATGCTCGCCGCCGGCGGGGCGCCGGACGTCACCGACCTGGTAAACGCGTTACCGCAGGCCGACCAGAGCCCCGACATCCGGCTGATCCACGGTGAGGCGCTGCGAATGTCCGGCTCGGTGACCCAGGCGGCACGGGTCTTCGCCCCGCTGCTGGCGCAGGCGGACCGCGACCGTCGCTGGCCGGCACGGTTGCTCTGGCGGGCGGCGATGGTGCCGTACCTGCGTGCCGACTATGCCGGCGCCCTGGCCGTGCTCGACCTGGTCGGTACACAGGCGCCGGCCACCCCGCCCGGCCCCGACGACGTGCTGGTGCTGGCCTGGCGCGCCAGCACCCTCGCTCAGCTCGGCCAGGTCGAGGACGCCATCACCACCGGGACCCGGGCGCTCGCCGTGGCGCAGCAACTCACCGAGGACGCCCCGCTCGCGGCGGCGCACATCGCGGCGGCACTGACCTCGTCCGGCACCCGCCGCGACGGGCACCTCGCCGAGGCCCTGGCGGCGGCGGAACGCGCGGGCGACCTGGTCCAGGAGGCGCGGGTCCTGGTCAACCAGGCGCACTGCCTGCTGCGGGAGGCCCGTTACCCGTCGGCGCTGGCCACCGCCGTGCGGGCCGTCCGCGCGGCGGAACTCGCCGGCCCGCCGGGTGTGCTGGTGACCGCCCTGCACAACGCCGGTGAGGCGCTGCTGCGGCTGGGGCGCTACGACGAGGCGACGCTGCACTTCAGCCGGTCCACCTCGGTCTCGCAACGGTTGGGACTGCGCCGGGCGGCGGCCGGTGTCTACGGGACAGCCGAGGTCGCTCGCCGTCTCGGCCGACGGGAGGAGGCGTTGGCGGCCTTCACCGAGGCGGCGGAGCTGGCCCGCGACGTGGGAGACCTGCAGGTGCTCATTCCGGCGCTCGTCGGCCTGGCTCGGCTGCGGTGCGAGGGCGCGGGCGCCGACCTCACGGCCGCCCGCGCCGCCGCCGACGAGGCGCACCGTCTCGCGCCGGCGTACCTGCTCTCGTCCGCGCTTGTCGCGACGGGCTGGGTGGCATACGCCGGGGGTGATCTGGGGGTGGCCCGGCGGCGGGCGGCCGAAGCGGTCGGCGCGGCCCGGGCCGGGCGTCAGTCCGACGCGTTGGCGGAGGCCCTGGAACTCACCGCCGCGGTCGCCGCGGAGCCGGAGGCGAGTCGCGCCGCGTTGCTGGAGGCCGCAGAGATCTGGCAGGCGGCGGGCGCGGGTCCGGCCGCCGAGCAGATCACCGTCCTGCTCGGACGCGTCCCAGGTGCCGACGGCGCGCAGCGGTCGGCGGCGCAGGTGGCCGCCGACCGGTTGGTGGCGCTCGGGGTCGAGACGGTCGACGGACGGCAGTTGTCCGAGACCTCCGCCGGCAGCGGTGCCGTCGAGGTGCGGGTGCTCGGCCGGTTCGAGGTCGTCGTCGACGGGCAGGAGGTCCCGCTGCCGGCGTGGCGGTCCCGGCAGGCCCGTACGCTGCTGAAGATCCTCGTCGCCCGGCGTGGCCGTGCCATGGGGCGGGCGGAACTGTGTGAGCTGTTGTGGCCCGACGACGAGCCGAGGCGCACCGCGCACCGCCTGTCGGTGCTGCTGTCCGCCGTGCGTGCCGTGCTCGACCCGCCCCGCCGGTGGCCCGCCGACCGGTACGTCCGCGCCGACCTGACCGGCGTACGCGTCGACCTGACCCGGGTGGTCGTCGACGCGGAGAGCCTCCTCGCCGACGTCCCCCGGGCCGAGCGCGTCGCCCGCGACGGTGACCCGGCGCGGGCCCGTGAGCTGCTCGCCGACGTCGACGCCGCCTATCGGGGGGACGCCTTCGCAGACGAGCCGTACGAGGACTGGGCCGACGGGCTGCGGGAACAGACCCGCTCGGTGTGGTTGCGGGCCCTGCGCGAACTCGCCCGCCTGTACCGGCGCGACGGTGACGCCGACCGGGCCGCCACCACCCTGGTCCGGCTGCTCGACGCCGACTCCTACGACGAGTGGGCGCACCGCGCGCTGGTCGGCACGCTCGTCGGCGCCGGCCGGCACGGTGAGGCCCGCCGGGCGTTCGACAGGTGGTCCGGGGCGATGCGCGCGATCGACGCACCGCCCCCGGATCCGGGTGTGCTGCGCGGCCGGGCCGGTCAGCAGCTGTAGAAGTTCACGCTGCCCGCGTCGGTCTGCACGTACGAGTAGAAGATCGCGCCGAGGTCGACCTCGTCGTCCTCCGCGCAGGTGTCCTCCCCGGGCCCACCGTCGAGGGTGTCGCCGCCGGTGCCACCCGTGACGGTGTCGCCGGCCACCCCGATCAGCAGGTCGGCGCCGTGGGAGCCGGAGAGGACGTCGTTGCCTTCCAGGCCGGCGAGCAGGTCCGCGCCGCCGCCGCCGGCGATGAAGTCCCCGCAGCCCTCACCGTAGATGGTGTCGTCACCCCAGCCGCCGTGGATCGTGTCGACGCCACCGCCGCCGTAGATGATGTCGTCGCCACCGAGCCCGTAGATCTCGTCGGGTCCGCCACCGCCGTAGATGATGTCGTCGCCCTCGGTGCCCATGATCGGGTCGCCGTCGGTGGTGGCGCACGGGTTCACGTTCGGGTCGGCGTGCGCCGTGCCGCCGCCGACCAGACCGGCGCTGAGCAGTAGGGCGGCCAGTACCGCCGCCACCGACGCTCGGGTACGCATGATGGAGCCTCCTGTTCGTGGGCTCCGTCCGGAGCCCGGCGACGCCACGATGACGTCAGGCGCAGGGTCGCAGCCGAACGTCATCGTGGCGTCAGTACGACGCGCTGCTGACGCCCTCCTGACGACCGTGCGGAGTCTGATCCCACAGCCGTCGTCGACAGTCGACGAGGCAGTGCGGAGGGAAAATCCAATGAAGCGGAAACTGGCTGGTCTGGCAGTGCTGACCGGCATGGCGGCGACGACGTTGCTCGTACCGGCGACCCCGGCGCAGGCATCGGTCGGCCTGTACCGGGTCGCCGCCACGAGCGTCCTGGACGCGACGAACGCCAAGACGATGCCCATCTCGTGCAACGGGGCCGACCAGGTGGTCGGCGCCGGCGGGCGCATCAACGACGGTCAGGGTGACGTCCTGATGACCCGCGTGTACGCCGACGCCACCCTGCACACGGTGACCGTGCTGGGCGTGGAGGCCAACGCCACGAACGTGCCCTGGTCGGTGGACGCGTTCGCGGTCTGCGCACCGGCCGGGGCGGTGGCCGGCCTGCAACTGGTCACCACCACGTCGGTCAACAACGCGCTGGACAAGGTGGCGGTGACCGCCGTGTGCCCGCCGGGCAAGAGCACCTTCGGCGGCGGGTACCGGGTGGACAACGCCAACGCCGCGGTGGCGGTGGACGAACTGGAGTTCACCTCGACGCTCGACTCGGTCTCGAGCACCGCGTACGTGTTCGGCGCGCCTGGCAACTTCACCCTGCAGACCCAGGCGTTCTGCGGCACCCCGCTGCCGGCGATGGCGTTGACGGAGGCGACGAGCGTGTCCAACGCGTCCGCGCCGAAGACGGCGACCGCGCCGTCCTGCCCGGCGGGTTCGCAGACCGCAGGGGTCGGCGCGGCCTTGACCGGGCTCACCGGGGCCGGCTCGGTGGCCACCCTGCTGCCCAAGGCGGCACTGGACAGCGCGGAGGCCACCGGCCGCGAGATCATCGCGTTCGCCTCGTCGTGGAGGATCAAGGCGCAGCAGGTCTGCGTCGGCTGACCGACCCGCAGCAGGACCGGCCGTCCCCACGCAGGGGGCGGCCGGCCAGCGCGTACGGCCGATTTTCGGCTTGTCGCACGTCGGTGTGTGGATGTTCTCTACGGTCGGTAGTCGTGGATGCCGGTGGTGCGCGACAGCGGTCACTGGCGGCTGTGCGGTGACTGGCGGGCCGCTTCACCCGCAGTTGTTGCGCCCGCGCCGGGGCGTGGAGCGGACCACCTCCACCGAACTCTTCTTCGACCTGGTCTACGTCTTCACGATCACCCAGCTGTCGCACTACCTGGCCAGGAACCTCAGCTGGCAGGGCATCGGACGTACCGCGGTGCTGTTGGGTCTGGTCTGGCTGGTGTGGATCTACACCGTGTGGGCGGGCAACTGGCTGCACCCGGACCGCACACCGGTGCGGGCCACGCTGCTGGTGGTGACGCTGGGCAGTCTGCTGCTCGCCGCGGCGCTGCCCACCGCGTTCGGCGCCAACGGTCTGCTCTTCGCCGCGGCGTACGCGGCGGTGCAGGTGGGTCGCACGGCCTTCTCCATGTGGGCGATCCGCGGCGAGCCCTGGCTGGGCGACAGTTTCCGGCAGTGTGTGGTCTGGATCTCCGGCACCTCGGCGCTGGCGATCGTCGGTGGGCTGGTGGACGCCCCGGCCCGGGAGCTGATCTGGATCGCGGTGATCGTCGTCGACTCGGTCGGGCTGGCGACCGGGTTCCCGGTGCCCGGGATGGGTCGCAGCACGCCGGAGCACTGGCAGGTGGAGGGCGGGCACCTGGCCGAACGCTGTCAGGCGTTCATCCTCATCGCGCTGGGCGAGTCGATCCTGATCACCGGTGGGACGCTGACGCAGCGGCTGGACCGGGTGACGATCGCCGCGTTCCTGCTCGCCTTCGCGGGTTCGGTGGCCCTGTGGTGGGTGTACTTCGACCGGGCGCAGGCCAGCATCGCGGCGTTGGCGGCCGCGGGTGCGCGGGCCGGCCGGCTCTCCCGGCTGGTGTTCAACTATCTGCACCCGGTGATGGTGGGCGGCATCGTCGTCACGGCCGTCGGTGACGAGCGGCTGCTGCACG belongs to Micromonospora ureilytica and includes:
- a CDS encoding outer membrane protein assembly factor BamB family protein → MSVLIELGDDRGTPLDEHRPPLRLSRRWRVAVLAAVCALLGGAAPAARLTPQVALAVPARATVLGAGPLLLVVDPDSNPPTLSAYDAAVPDGPPRWRVTVPPAAGWFAEVAGDLLLLVERDQARGARATTARSMRTGQPLWRRPERVYAVGDAAVAVSEVRSASEPGRRVEGSVHFVEPATGATRWSVPVPSTAVFRALPGQLLLVQDNGLARLLDARDGTERGRGRLPPANYGPDNPQVVGDHLVLRHPSGGAVALTGYDLPGLVPQWQAPAEPGELTLRPCQGLICGQDEQGRWAIDAGTGTRVWTWPAGARWRTVAGPRVPAEPLVILGMAADGRRSLVATLGRDGHRVSTVLPAGLTDCRRVGTGLICRDGTARMTFWPLDVP
- a CDS encoding acyl-CoA dehydrogenase family protein produces the protein MSRFVQPVPPPVDPYAGDGMLRSWLERHLGPGGHAAAKSRLADLAADVTGPLRAAHADAEAHPPTLVRYDAWGARIDRIDTSAGWQAQRAAAARHAVVALPYLPDARGTWGAAARVVQHALLHLYGPESATFSCPVAMADGAAALLSMPDVDATVRDAWLPRLISTDPATAITSGQWMTESQGGSDLGRSSTIGRPAADGSWRLTGEKWFCSAADAAMAVALARPEGAGRGSRVLAPFLVPRYAVDSPLADGPAPGAPAPGVTVHRLKDKLGTRALPTAEIGLRDAYALPLGDPAVPGLVRAMTLVVVTRVHNAAAAAGGMRRGLAYARAYADVRHVAGGPLASSPLHRATLGTLAVDAAGAFALAGHAFALLGRVEVGADPEAAAELRIVAPLAKLATGRLAVSSASEYVESFGGAGYVEDTGVPRLLRDAQVLPIWEGTTNVLALDVLRALAREDAGAPLLSRLAAAVDLARPLSPVLADTLATAAAQLEETITAVTVDPGASTVLAGARGLALRLAYALTTALLVEHAAWGDEQAELAARLWARRWLRHEEIAEDAHHHLELLC
- a CDS encoding VOC family protein, coding for MTASADLAMVNLDSSDPAGHAAFYHEALGWEVTHSQPEYAMIKSGGVSIGFGLVEGYQPPSWPDETGDKRYHLDLYVDDLAAAEETFVAAGASKPAFQPGGERWVVLLDPIGQPFCICPRPQG
- a CDS encoding tyrosine-type recombinase/integrase; translated protein: MVFPDAPVLARPPAPPALPSGPVEVTEAWLRNRRLSEHTRDAYRRDVTGWLRWCAGRDLDPLRATFLHVNEYARALESSVGARSGRPLTPATVARRLSALSSWYDFLVKLGAVPANPVSGADRPRVDRDHSATVGLTPEEVDALLAAADADTGATAVRNRAALALLADLGLRVGELISLDLTDLGTERGHRSVRFIGKGGKQRRRALTPGTGHALDAYLAQRAATTGVPVPQLTGPLLVTASGARLDRHSVFRMVRRLARAAGIPAWAKLSPHSLRHAFATTARSEGVPLEDVQDAMGHADPRTTRRYDRDRHNLDRDPAYAVWAARSRRRG
- a CDS encoding low temperature requirement protein A, whose translation is MQPTTSTELFFDLVFIFTITQLSHYLLAHLDWRGAGRTGLLLALVWLVWVYTTWLTNWLNPDQGPVRTMLIGVGLGSLLLSAAIPEAFGSTGLLFALVYVVVQVGRTLFALWAVQGSPWLVAGFQQSLPWIAGTSVLVVLGGLVGGAARDAVWAAVIVIEVVGLSIGYPLPGRGRSRPERWMVEGGHLAERCAAFVLIALGESILVTGSTLTSHVDLVTTGAFLLAFGGSVALWWVYFARSAPAATEVIAHAGERTGALSRVAFNFLHPVIVAGVVVTSAADERLLREPGGPATTVDVLLTLGGPALFLAGHAAYKALLWRTLPTSRVTAVVVLLALMPVGVWLGAPVAVCAAVALAVTVAVILTDRFRVRAAARQQS
- a CDS encoding Rv0361 family membrane protein gives rise to the protein MGAGQPWSRPARRHRPMRTGLAFAGFGVALCCVGVAGLGAWNLQTVRQAAGPIRETADGFLSEVALGDSDRAYERLCEDARSRWSAIGFTSWVRTPPMVTDYEITDVSVATRSGRPHGTVTVKVTRDGGISEERRLPVVREDGNWRVCGDPF
- a CDS encoding GNAT family N-acetyltransferase — protein: MTITARPTWTTSASRPDHPDAVLLLREYMTEMVVRYHRRPALPGEVDAALAELPSDDLAAPSGLLLLAHHGTDLAGCAGLRWQLGWAELTRVFIRSEHRGAGGGAALLAAVEEYARGAGADRIRLDTRHDLVEARALYARHGYAEIPAYSRGPYAEHWFEKRLP